ATGCCGGCGAGATCATGGTTGATCCGCATCTCGGCATTGCCGCCGAGCTGGATGTCCGTGCCGCGGCCGGCCATGTTGGTGGCGATGGTGATCGCGCCGGGCACGCCGGCCTGGGCGACGATATAGGCTTCCTGCTCGTGGAAGCGGGCGTTCAGAACGGCGAAGGCGCGCGAGGGCTTGCCCTGGCGGGCCGCCTCGTAGATCGGCTCCAGCGCCTTGGGATCGGTGAAGTCGATCAGCTTGAAGCCGTCCTTCTCCAGCATCTCGGCGATCAGCTCGGAGCGCTCGATCGAGGTCGTGCCGACGAGCAGCGGCTGGCCGGCCTCCTGGGCCGCCTTGATCTCGCGGATCACGCCGCGGACCTTCTCCTCGAAGGTGCGGTAGACCTCGTCGTCCTCGTCCTTGCGGGCGACGGGGACGTTGGTCGGGATCTCGACGACCTCGAGCTTGTAGATCTGGAAGAACTCGTCGGCCTCGGTCGCGGCCGTGCCGGTCATGCCGGCGAGCTTGGAATAGAGCCGGAAATAGTTCTGGAAGGTGATCGAGGCCAGCGTCGCGTTCTCGGGCTGGACGGTGACGCCCTCCTTGGCCTCGAGCGCCTGGTGCAGCCCTTCCGAATAGCGCCGGCCGGGCATCATGCGGCCGGTGAACTCGTCGATGATGACGACCTCGTCGCCGCGGACGATGTAGTCCTTGTCGCGGGTGAACAGCGAATGGGCCCGCAGGGCCTGGTTGACGTGGTGGACCAGCGTCACGTTGTGGGCGTCGTAGAGATCGCCCTCCTTGAGCAACCCCGCCTCGCGCAGCAGCTCCTCGATATGCTCATTGCCGGCTTCCGTGAGCGAAACGGCGCGCTGCTTCTCGTCGACCTCGTAATCGCCCTTGACCAGACCGGGCAGGACCTTGTCGATCGAGACATAGAGATCGGACTTGTCGTCGAGCGAGCCGGAGATGATCAGCGGCGTGCGCGCCTCGTCGACCAGGATCGAGTCGACCTCGTCGACGATCGCGAAGTGGTGTCCGCGCTGCGACATCTGGCCGACGTCGTACTTCATGTTGTCGCGCAGGTAGTCGAAGCCGAATTCGTTGTTGGTGCCGTAGGTGATGTCGCAGGCATAGGCGCGCTGGCGCTCTTCGTCGTCGATGCCGTGGACGATGATGCCGACGCTGAGGCCGAGGAAGTTGTAGAGCTTCGCCATCCATTCCGCGTCGCGGCGGGCAAGATAGTCGTTGACCGTGACGACGTGGACGCCCTGGCCGGCGAGCGCATTGAGATAGGTCGGCAGCGTCGCGACCAGGGTCTTGCCCTCGCCGGTCTTCATCTCCGCGATGGCGCCTTCGTGCAGAACCATGCCGCCGATGAGCTGGACGTCGTAGGGGCGCTGACCGAGCACGCGCTTGGCCGCCTCGCGCACGGTGGCGAAGGCGGGAACCAGCAGATCGTCGAGCTTGGCGCCCTTGGCGAGCTGTTCGCGGAAGGCGGCGGTGCGGGCCTGGAGCGCCTCGTCGCTGAGCGCCGAGACCTCTTTCTCCAGCGCATTGATCGCGGCCACACGGGGGCCGTAGCCCTTGACGCGCCGGTCGTTCGACGAGCCGAAGAGTTTCT
This portion of the Bosea sp. OAE506 genome encodes:
- the secA gene encoding preprotein translocase subunit SecA, whose protein sequence is MLGALAKKLFGSSNDRRVKGYGPRVAAINALEKEVSALSDEALQARTAAFREQLAKGAKLDDLLVPAFATVREAAKRVLGQRPYDVQLIGGMVLHEGAIAEMKTGEGKTLVATLPTYLNALAGQGVHVVTVNDYLARRDAEWMAKLYNFLGLSVGIIVHGIDDEERQRAYACDITYGTNNEFGFDYLRDNMKYDVGQMSQRGHHFAIVDEVDSILVDEARTPLIISGSLDDKSDLYVSIDKVLPGLVKGDYEVDEKQRAVSLTEAGNEHIEELLREAGLLKEGDLYDAHNVTLVHHVNQALRAHSLFTRDKDYIVRGDEVVIIDEFTGRMMPGRRYSEGLHQALEAKEGVTVQPENATLASITFQNYFRLYSKLAGMTGTAATEADEFFQIYKLEVVEIPTNVPVARKDEDDEVYRTFEEKVRGVIREIKAAQEAGQPLLVGTTSIERSELIAEMLEKDGFKLIDFTDPKALEPIYEAARQGKPSRAFAVLNARFHEQEAYIVAQAGVPGAITIATNMAGRGTDIQLGGNAEMRINHDLAGMEDGPEREVQATRIRAEVADFKQRVLKAGGLYIVGTERHESRRIDNQLRGRAGRQGDPGRSKFFLSLQDDLMRIFGSDRMDGMLTKLGLKEDEAIVHPWINKAVEKAQGKVEARNFDIRKNILKYDDVMNDQRKVVFEQRRDFMRQASVRETIDDMRQGVADELVTRHIPEEAYPEQWDTAALKEGVMQFLNLDLPIEDWAKEEGIADAELRERIRKIADEDYAARIERNTEEVMVYVEKQVLLQTLDTLWREHLVTLDHLRQVIGWRGYAQRDPLNEYKQEAFELFDALIGRLREQVTGNLMRIEVRFEQPEEAAPPQDTLPPPFGGYGSGGMQFAALEADAEVLERNPADPSSWGKVGRNEPCPCGSGKKYKHCHGQYV